In Chanodichthys erythropterus isolate Z2021 chromosome 7, ASM2448905v1, whole genome shotgun sequence, a genomic segment contains:
- the LOC137022596 gene encoding UDP-glucuronosyltransferase 2C1-like isoform X1 has translation MTPFSQNVVSVSLWITVVMLFGSLCDGGKILVVPVEGSHWVNMDILIKALHGQGHSIDVIRTYNSWFVKENSTYYNSITIPNTTGMDEEFVEDMLFKMIDYERGKSQMSAIQLYLHVFKAIHKTHEMICQLITNIFESEDILKTLKEKQYELMLTDPAWGAGILLAHELKLPMVYNVRWTTTGEGHFDIAPSPLSYIPITGSGNRDKMNFFQRVKNAFSYLLMDIQNSRFNLPLYQSFCDKYFHPRVHYYELLQGADIWLMRVDFVFEFPRPTMPNIIYIGGFQCKPAKALPQDLEDFMQSSGEHGVIIMSFGTFISDLPDDFTAEIAAAFAQLPQKVIWRYTGKRPSTLGNNTLLVDWMPQNDLLGHPKTKAFIAHGGTNGVQEALYHGIPVVGIPFFFDQYDNLIRLQDKGGAKILSIATLNKNTLHAAIQEVINEPSYRLSMQRLSHLHKDKPIKPLDSALFWIEFVMRHKGAAHLRTESYKLPWYSYYSVDVAVTLFAVILIFTLSIFLAVRYLCVKCCSRKRKTE, from the coding sequence ATGACACCATTTTCTCAGAACGtggtttctgtctctctctggaTAACAGTCGTAATGCTTTTTGGTTCTCTCTGTGATGGTGGCAAAATCTTGGTGGTGCCTGTGGAGGGAAGTCACTGGGTGAACATGGACATCCTCATCAAGGCTTTACATGGTCAAGGGCACAGCATTGATGTAATACGCACCTATAATAGCTGGTTCGTAAAGGAGAATTCAACTTATTACAACTCTATAACCATACCTAACACCACAGGAATGGATGAAGAATTTGTAGAAGATATGCTTTTCAAAATGATTGACTATGAAAGAGGAAAGAGCCAGATGAGTGCCATACAGCTATATTTGCATGTATTCAAAGCTATTCATAAAACTCATGAAATGATATGTCAGCTTATAACAAACATATTTGAAAGTGAGGACATTCTGAAGACACTGAAGGAAAAACAGTATGAGCTGATGCTTACTGATCCAGCATGGGGTGCAGGCATTCTCCTGGCGCATGAACTAAAGTTACCCATGGTATATAATGTGAGATGGACCACTACTGGAGAGGGACACTTTGACATCGCTCCCTCACCGTTGTCTTACATCCCTATAACAGGATCTGGAAACAGAGacaaaatgaactttttccAACGAGTGAAAAACGCTTTCTCCTATTTGCTAATGGACATTCAGAACAGCCGTTTTAATTTGCCACTTTACCAATCATTTTGTGATAAATATTTCCATCCACGTGTGCATTATTATGAACTTCTTCAGGGGGCTGATATATGGCTTATGAgggttgattttgtttttgaatttccacGTCCAACTATGCCAAATATCATCTACATTGGTGGCTTCCAGTGTAAACCAGCAAAGGCCCTTCCACAAGATCTGGAGGACTTCATGCAAAGTTCTGGAGAGCATGGAGTCATTATCATGTCTTTTGGGACGTTTATCAGTGATCTACCAGATGATTTTACAGCAGAAATAGCTGCTGCTTTTGCTCAGCTCCCTCAAAAGGTGATTTGGAGATACACTGGAAAGAGACCATCTACTTTGGGGAACAACACATTACTGGTTGACTGGATGCCACAGAACGATCTTCTAGGGCATCCAAAGACTAAAGCTTTTATCGCACATGGTGGAACCAATGGGGTTCAAGAAGCTTTGTACCATGGTATCCCAGTGGTTGGAATTCCATTCTTTTTTGACCAGTATGACAATCTTATTCGATTACAAGACAAGGGAGGAGCCAAGATACTCTCCATTGCAACTTTAAATAAGAACACATTGCATGCAGCCATACAGGAAGTGATCAATGAACCATCTTATAGACTGAGTATGCAGAGACTTTCTCATCTGCACAAAGACAAACCAATTAAACCTTTGGACAGCGCCCTCTTCTGGATTGAGTTTGTAATGAGACACAAAGGTGCTGCTCACCTCCGTACAGAGTCCTACAAACTGCCTTGGTACTCCTATTACTCAGTAGATGTTGCAGTTACATTGTTTGCAGTTATTTTGATATTCACTCTATCTATATTTTTAGCAGTAAGATATCTGTGCGTCAAGTGCTGCTCCAGAAAAAGGAAAACTGAGTGA
- the LOC137022596 gene encoding UDP-glucuronosyltransferase 2B13-like isoform X2 translates to MWHSVFFVMLFGSLCDGGKILVVPVEGSHWVNMDILIKALHGQGHSIDVIRTYNSWFVKENSTYYNSITIPNTTGMDEEFVEDMLFKMIDYERGKSQMSAIQLYLHVFKAIHKTHEMICQLITNIFESEDILKTLKEKQYELMLTDPAWGAGILLAHELKLPMVYNVRWTTTGEGHFDIAPSPLSYIPITGSGNRDKMNFFQRVKNAFSYLLMDIQNSRFNLPLYQSFCDKYFHPRVHYYELLQGADIWLMRVDFVFEFPRPTMPNIIYIGGFQCKPAKALPQDLEDFMQSSGEHGVIIMSFGTFISDLPDDFTAEIAAAFAQLPQKVIWRYTGKRPSTLGNNTLLVDWMPQNDLLGHPKTKAFIAHGGTNGVQEALYHGIPVVGIPFFFDQYDNLIRLQDKGGAKILSIATLNKNTLHAAIQEVINEPSYRLSMQRLSHLHKDKPIKPLDSALFWIEFVMRHKGAAHLRTESYKLPWYSYYSVDVAVTLFAVILIFTLSIFLAVRYLCVKCCSRKRKTE, encoded by the coding sequence TCGTAATGCTTTTTGGTTCTCTCTGTGATGGTGGCAAAATCTTGGTGGTGCCTGTGGAGGGAAGTCACTGGGTGAACATGGACATCCTCATCAAGGCTTTACATGGTCAAGGGCACAGCATTGATGTAATACGCACCTATAATAGCTGGTTCGTAAAGGAGAATTCAACTTATTACAACTCTATAACCATACCTAACACCACAGGAATGGATGAAGAATTTGTAGAAGATATGCTTTTCAAAATGATTGACTATGAAAGAGGAAAGAGCCAGATGAGTGCCATACAGCTATATTTGCATGTATTCAAAGCTATTCATAAAACTCATGAAATGATATGTCAGCTTATAACAAACATATTTGAAAGTGAGGACATTCTGAAGACACTGAAGGAAAAACAGTATGAGCTGATGCTTACTGATCCAGCATGGGGTGCAGGCATTCTCCTGGCGCATGAACTAAAGTTACCCATGGTATATAATGTGAGATGGACCACTACTGGAGAGGGACACTTTGACATCGCTCCCTCACCGTTGTCTTACATCCCTATAACAGGATCTGGAAACAGAGacaaaatgaactttttccAACGAGTGAAAAACGCTTTCTCCTATTTGCTAATGGACATTCAGAACAGCCGTTTTAATTTGCCACTTTACCAATCATTTTGTGATAAATATTTCCATCCACGTGTGCATTATTATGAACTTCTTCAGGGGGCTGATATATGGCTTATGAgggttgattttgtttttgaatttccacGTCCAACTATGCCAAATATCATCTACATTGGTGGCTTCCAGTGTAAACCAGCAAAGGCCCTTCCACAAGATCTGGAGGACTTCATGCAAAGTTCTGGAGAGCATGGAGTCATTATCATGTCTTTTGGGACGTTTATCAGTGATCTACCAGATGATTTTACAGCAGAAATAGCTGCTGCTTTTGCTCAGCTCCCTCAAAAGGTGATTTGGAGATACACTGGAAAGAGACCATCTACTTTGGGGAACAACACATTACTGGTTGACTGGATGCCACAGAACGATCTTCTAGGGCATCCAAAGACTAAAGCTTTTATCGCACATGGTGGAACCAATGGGGTTCAAGAAGCTTTGTACCATGGTATCCCAGTGGTTGGAATTCCATTCTTTTTTGACCAGTATGACAATCTTATTCGATTACAAGACAAGGGAGGAGCCAAGATACTCTCCATTGCAACTTTAAATAAGAACACATTGCATGCAGCCATACAGGAAGTGATCAATGAACCATCTTATAGACTGAGTATGCAGAGACTTTCTCATCTGCACAAAGACAAACCAATTAAACCTTTGGACAGCGCCCTCTTCTGGATTGAGTTTGTAATGAGACACAAAGGTGCTGCTCACCTCCGTACAGAGTCCTACAAACTGCCTTGGTACTCCTATTACTCAGTAGATGTTGCAGTTACATTGTTTGCAGTTATTTTGATATTCACTCTATCTATATTTTTAGCAGTAAGATATCTGTGCGTCAAGTGCTGCTCCAGAAAAAGGAAAACTGAGTGA